The following proteins come from a genomic window of Lolium rigidum isolate FL_2022 chromosome 5, APGP_CSIRO_Lrig_0.1, whole genome shotgun sequence:
- the LOC124655923 gene encoding phytoene synthase 2, chloroplastic-like, with product MAGSSAVYTPCRPHAHGRLDLQPQQRGLLAWRTRTRGGAGAGSRARASLVATAPARTATEEAVYEVVLRQAALVEDLQGKRGKEAAAAGRRRWREEEEEAELGWGLLGDAYDRCGEVCAEYAKTFYLGTQLMTPERRKAVWAIYVWCRRTDELVDGPNSSYITPKALDRWEKRLEDLFEGRPYDMYDAALSDTVSKFPIDIQPFKDMVEGMRLDLWKSRYRTFDELYLYCYYVAGTVGLMTVPVMGIAPDSKASAESVYNAALALGIANQLTNILRDVGEDSRRGRIYLPLDELAQAGLTEEDIFRGKVTDKWRRFMKGQIQRARLFFDEAEKGVMSLDSASRWPVLASLWLYRQILDAIEANDYNNFTKRAYVGKAKKFLSLPAAYARAAISS from the exons ATGGCGGGCTCCTCCGCCGTGTACACGCCCTGCCGGCCCCACGCCCACGGCCGCCTCGACCTGCAGCCGCAGCAGCGGGGCCTGCTCGCCTGGCGGACGAGGACgaggggcggcgcgggcgcgggctcCCGCGCGAGGGCGAGCCTCGTGGCCACGGCGCCGGCGAGgacggccacggaggaggcggtgTACGAGGTGGTGCTGCGGCAGGCGGCGCTCGTGGAGGACCTCCAGGGGAAGCGGgggaaggaggccgccgccgcggggaggcggcggtggcgggaggaggaggaggaggccgagctcggCTGGGGCCTCCTCGGCGACGCCTACGACCGCTGCGGCGAGGTCTGCGCCGAGTACGCCAAGACCTTCTACCTCG GTACACAGCTTATGACTCCTGAAAGGCGCAAGGCTGTCTGGGCAATCTATG tATGGTGCAGAAGAACTGATGAGCTGGTAGATGGCCCTAACTCATCTTATATTACACCAAAGGCACTTGATCGATGGGAGAAGAGATTAGAAGATCTATTTGAAGGCCGCCCATACGATATGTATGATGCAGCACTTTCAGACACAGTGTCAAAGTTTCCAATAGATATCCAG CCATTCAAAGACATGGTTGAAGGCATGAGGCTTGACCTGTGGAAATCGAGGTACAGGACCTTCGACGAGCTTTACCTCTACTGCTACTACGTCGCTGGTACTGTTGGTCTCATGACGGTTCCGGTGATGGGCATTGCGCCGGACTCAAAGGCCTCAGCCGAGAGCGTGTACAACGCCGCACTTGCTCTCGGCATTGCTAACCAGCTGACGAACATACTCAGAGATGTAGGAGAAGA CTCTAGGAGGGGGAGAATATACCTTCCATTGGACGAATTGGCACAAGCGGGTCTGACAGAAGAGGACATATTCAGAGGGAAAGTGACAGATAAATGGAGGAGGTTTATGAAGGGACAAATTCAGCGTGCTAGGTTGTTCTTTGATGAGGCTGAGAAGGGCGTCATGAGTCTAGATTCTGCGAGCAGATGGCCG GTTCTGGCATCACTGTGGCTGTACAGGCAGATCCTCGACGCCATCGAGGCGAACGACTACAACAACTTCACCAAGCGCGCGTACGTGGGCAAGGCGAAGAAATTCCTGTCCTTACCGGCGGCATATGCGAGGGCGGCTATTTCGTCATGA